One Niallia circulans DNA segment encodes these proteins:
- a CDS encoding PRD domain-containing protein: MIKVKKVLNSSIVLVENDQQKEYILLGKGIGYGKKAGNIVEESKADQIFIPVENVKVKEFLGLLDSMPPVFIELTTQIVDYAEKKLNTKLNSGIYFTLMDHIHFAVERFMKNINITNRVYWEIKNYYAKEYEIGEFALQLMNERLNIVLPIEEAANIAFHLVNAQGEKQESKDAMKTAKMIGSIVNLVRYTLNISSDEKNIHYTRFITHIKFFVERIYADSMLEEEDSELFKQIASLYPQAMDGAFKIKEYIKQVYEKTIPNEELAYLAVHIHRLISYNQLK, encoded by the coding sequence ATGATTAAAGTTAAAAAGGTATTAAATTCAAGCATAGTATTGGTAGAAAATGACCAACAGAAAGAATATATTCTTTTGGGTAAAGGAATCGGTTATGGTAAGAAAGCAGGTAATATTGTGGAAGAAAGCAAAGCTGACCAAATATTTATACCTGTTGAAAATGTTAAAGTAAAAGAATTTCTTGGATTATTAGATTCCATGCCACCTGTATTTATAGAGCTCACTACGCAGATTGTCGATTATGCAGAAAAAAAATTAAACACAAAGCTCAATTCTGGAATATATTTCACATTAATGGATCACATACATTTCGCTGTAGAGCGATTTATGAAAAATATTAATATTACTAACCGAGTCTATTGGGAAATTAAAAATTATTACGCTAAAGAATACGAAATCGGAGAATTTGCGCTTCAATTAATGAATGAAAGACTTAATATAGTTCTCCCAATTGAAGAAGCTGCAAACATAGCATTCCATCTAGTAAATGCTCAAGGAGAAAAGCAAGAATCTAAAGATGCAATGAAGACTGCCAAGATGATTGGGAGTATAGTAAACCTAGTTCGGTATACATTGAATATAAGTAGTGATGAGAAAAACATACATTATACGCGTTTTATTACACATATAAAATTCTTTGTAGAACGAATTTATGCTGATAGCATGCTAGAGGAAGAGGATAGTGAACTATTTAAGCAAATCGCTAGTTTATATCCTCAAGCAATGGATGGTGCTTTTAAAATTAAGGAATACATTAAACAAGTATATGAAAAAACAATTCCTAACGAGGAATTGGCCTACCTTGCAGTGCATATACACAGACTAATTTCTTATAATCAACTCAAGTGA
- a CDS encoding glycoside hydrolase family 1 protein translates to MNKGFPKGFYWGGATAANQIEGAWQEDGKGVSTLDMYTGGSLHQKRRITLELEPGERYPTHEAIDFYHHYKDDIRLLADLGIKMFRLSINWTRIFPNGDELEPNEEGLKFYDSVFEELQKYDIEPLVTIAHYEFPFHLSKTINGWASREMIDHYVRYAEVLFNRYKNSVKYWIPFNEMNCLTLSQKAYQAGGIIYDETGELINLTKDNAQLRFQALHHQFVANALVVKKGREINPDFQFGSMITHLTFYPLTCNPADIILATREMQMKVYYCADVLHRGYYPSYANHYFRQEGIVINKEAGDDVLLKENTVDYCSFSYYMSVCVSADPNQEQTGGNLLGGVKNPYLVESEWKWQIDPIGLRYTLHTLNDRYQVPLMIVENGLGASDELDENEEIHDDYRIDYFQSHIREMKQAIDEGVPLIAYTSWACIDSVSLGTGEMKKRYGFIYVDKQDDGTGTMKRIKKKSFDWYKQVIETNGENI, encoded by the coding sequence ATGAATAAGGGATTTCCAAAGGGTTTTTATTGGGGTGGAGCTACAGCAGCCAATCAAATTGAAGGTGCTTGGCAGGAAGATGGTAAAGGTGTAAGCACTTTAGATATGTATACAGGTGGATCACTTCATCAAAAGAGACGTATAACACTTGAGTTAGAGCCTGGTGAACGGTACCCAACACACGAAGCGATTGATTTTTACCACCATTATAAGGATGATATTAGATTGTTAGCTGATCTAGGTATAAAAATGTTCCGACTATCAATAAATTGGACTCGTATTTTTCCTAATGGAGACGAGTTAGAGCCAAATGAAGAGGGATTGAAATTTTATGATAGTGTATTTGAGGAGTTACAGAAATATGATATTGAACCACTTGTGACCATTGCTCATTACGAATTTCCTTTCCATCTTTCAAAAACAATAAATGGTTGGGCAAGTAGAGAAATGATTGACCATTATGTTCGCTATGCAGAGGTATTATTTAATCGATATAAAAATAGCGTGAAGTATTGGATTCCATTTAATGAAATGAATTGTTTAACTCTTTCCCAAAAGGCATATCAAGCCGGCGGAATTATATATGATGAGACTGGAGAACTGATTAATTTAACAAAAGATAATGCACAATTACGCTTCCAAGCTTTACATCATCAATTTGTCGCAAATGCACTTGTTGTAAAAAAAGGAAGAGAGATAAACCCTGATTTCCAATTTGGTTCCATGATAACGCATTTAACATTTTATCCATTAACATGCAATCCAGCGGATATTATTCTAGCAACTAGAGAAATGCAAATGAAAGTTTATTATTGTGCAGATGTACTTCATAGGGGATATTACCCATCTTATGCAAATCATTATTTTAGACAAGAAGGAATTGTGATTAATAAAGAAGCTGGAGATGATGTATTACTCAAAGAAAATACAGTAGATTATTGCTCATTTAGTTATTATATGTCTGTGTGCGTTAGTGCTGATCCAAATCAAGAACAAACAGGTGGTAATCTACTTGGTGGTGTAAAAAATCCTTATTTAGTAGAAAGTGAGTGGAAGTGGCAAATAGATCCAATTGGTTTGCGATACACACTACATACTTTGAATGACAGATATCAAGTTCCATTAATGATTGTAGAAAATGGGTTGGGAGCTTCGGATGAACTTGATGAGAATGAAGAAATTCATGATGATTATCGCATTGATTACTTCCAAAGTCACATTAGAGAAATGAAACAAGCTATTGATGAAGGTGTTCCTCTAATTGCGTATACAAGCTGGGCATGTATTGATTCTGTTTCACTCGGTACTGGAGAAATGAAGAAGCGTTACGGATTTATATATGTAGATAAACAAGATGATGGTACTGGAACAATGAAACGTATTAAGAAAAAATCTTTTGATTGGTACAAGCAAGTTATTGAAACAAATGGTGAAAATATTTAA
- a CDS encoding ribonuclease YeeF family protein, whose product MKILDSSSLQDSMETRAKHYKNLQEQFNQLRKAFNEIVDLDNFEGKGAEAIKGFYQGQIEVVEAWQRLTDRQIAFFEGVAGKLQDKDLGDNTRVETDFLENDLSQKERIADEMITEQKKSLDNIFREIDDLISLDSFSRSKFDDQMADIHKKKIKTLDAIDELDKELKEEYISSEGEESYVIQLFSALLEATKQGNSITPINFNTEAFHTSEAYQVKSEAEEVTLSYLTFKQDEKEAREIENRPWYKNFWEGTKTFAGEFSGYYDYKRATEGIDPVTGKKLLILKE is encoded by the coding sequence ATGAAAATTTTAGATTCTTCTAGTTTACAAGATTCCATGGAAACCAGAGCAAAACATTATAAAAATCTACAAGAACAATTTAATCAACTAAGAAAAGCATTCAATGAAATAGTTGATTTAGACAACTTTGAAGGTAAAGGTGCTGAAGCCATTAAAGGCTTTTACCAAGGGCAGATTGAGGTGGTAGAAGCATGGCAGCGACTCACAGACAGGCAAATTGCATTTTTTGAAGGAGTTGCAGGTAAGCTCCAAGATAAGGATTTAGGAGACAATACAAGGGTTGAAACAGACTTCTTAGAAAATGATCTTTCCCAGAAGGAAAGAATAGCGGATGAGATGATTACAGAGCAAAAGAAGTCTTTAGACAATATCTTTCGAGAAATAGATGATTTAATATCACTAGACTCATTCTCCCGCTCCAAGTTCGATGATCAAATGGCAGATATACATAAAAAAAAAATAAAAACACTCGATGCTATAGATGAACTAGATAAAGAGCTAAAGGAGGAATATATTTCTTCTGAAGGTGAAGAAAGTTATGTTATTCAGTTGTTTAGTGCTTTGTTAGAAGCGACTAAGCAAGGAAACAGCATTACTCCTATTAATTTTAACACTGAGGCTTTTCATACTAGTGAGGCATACCAAGTGAAATCAGAAGCGGAAGAAGTTACTTTAAGTTATTTGACATTTAAACAAGATGAAAAAGAAGCAAGAGAAATAGAGAATCGCCCATGGTATAAAAATTTTTGGGAAGGCACAAAAACATTTGCAGGAGAATTCAGTGGCTATTATGATTATAAGAGGGCAACGGAAGGAATAGATCCTGTAACTGGGAAAAAGCTTCTAATACTCAAAGAGTGA
- a CDS encoding heme-binding protein, which translates to MLKDEVLQLEKELSFDSFSNEDAYNIALSIVNRIKKDNLKNIRIRAVLNGEIAFQYLMTGKKGDIWLNRKQNTIERFQHSGYYIFLENEENGTYEQYKDDETIVICGGGFPIIVKDEIVGSFIVSGLDHVEDHQLIVDAFREYKIKKS; encoded by the coding sequence ATGTTGAAAGATGAAGTACTGCAGTTAGAAAAGGAATTATCTTTTGATTCTTTCAGTAATGAAGATGCTTATAATATAGCCTTAAGTATCGTAAATAGAATAAAGAAAGACAATTTAAAAAATATAAGAATAAGAGCTGTTTTAAACGGCGAGATAGCATTTCAGTATCTGATGACAGGCAAAAAAGGTGATATTTGGTTAAACAGAAAACAGAATACTATTGAAAGATTCCAACATAGCGGATACTACATCTTCTTAGAAAATGAAGAAAATGGTACCTACGAGCAATACAAAGATGATGAAACTATCGTAATTTGCGGTGGAGGCTTTCCAATCATTGTTAAAGATGAGATAGTTGGTAGTTTTATAGTTAGTGGATTAGATCATGTTGAGGATCATCAGTTGATTGTTGATGCTTTTCGGGAATATAAAATAAAAAAAAGTTGA
- a CDS encoding bacteriocin immunity protein, producing MKNKMSKEELVQLVNKIINPLLSDEEVSEYLDILEKNVPYPAPSDLIFWNDKELTPEEIVDIALAYKEQEDK from the coding sequence ATGAAAAATAAAATGTCAAAAGAAGAATTAGTTCAATTAGTAAATAAGATAATAAACCCCCTGCTTTCTGACGAAGAGGTAAGTGAGTATCTTGATATTCTTGAAAAGAATGTACCATACCCAGCACCAAGTGATTTAATTTTCTGGAATGATAAAGAATTAACACCAGAAGAAATTGTAGATATTGCCCTAGCTTACAAAGAACAAGAAGACAAGTAA
- a CDS encoding beta-glucoside-specific PTS transporter subunit IIABC, which yields MSYKQTAAEVLKYVGGNENVSHLEHCSTRLRFSLNDNSKANVDQLKSIPGVMAVKMNAQCQVVIGNEVVEVYDEVKKLLVPNEGTTNFNSENTPKQKQKIGSVILDFVVGIFQPLVPAIAGGGILKSLLLLLSVMGLMDTAGQTYQILNMIGDAPLYFLPLLVAVTTANKLKVNSLVALSAVGALVLPNMAAMIGEGAQLFSFNIENIAYAYQVFPAILTILFYAQVEKLFTKISPKPIRIFFVPMISLLITVPIALLVLGPIGFTFGQGLSAVILAIFDKVGWIAVALLATVLPLMVATGMHKAMVPYAVTTMSELGKEILYLPASLAHNLAESGACFAVAIRTKDKVLKSTAISAGISALFGITEPALYGVTIQNKKVLSSVMIGSFVGGTFIGIAGLQAFVLVGPGLASLSMFISEELPNNIINAIIGLVISFGVAFVAAFLLGKDKSVDKKLAEEQQDQMTMNLSKLESEFKSPLVGQMINLSDVNDDVFSSKVMGDGIAIIPSKGELYAPTDGKIEMIFETNHALGLTTDHGAQILFHVGLNTVQLAGKYFEPQVKVGDEVKTGDLLLKFDLEKIKEEFDPVTIAVVTSKENYTVRVADIKQVGPKDTLMYISALGN from the coding sequence ATGAGCTATAAACAAACAGCAGCAGAGGTGTTAAAGTATGTCGGCGGAAATGAAAACGTTTCCCATCTTGAGCATTGTTCAACAAGATTACGTTTTTCCTTAAATGATAATAGTAAAGCAAACGTAGATCAGTTAAAAAGTATTCCAGGTGTTATGGCAGTTAAAATGAACGCTCAATGCCAAGTTGTCATAGGTAATGAAGTAGTTGAAGTATATGACGAAGTAAAAAAACTCTTAGTACCAAATGAAGGAACTACCAATTTCAATTCTGAAAATACACCGAAACAAAAGCAAAAAATTGGAAGCGTTATCCTTGATTTTGTTGTTGGTATTTTTCAGCCACTAGTTCCTGCGATAGCTGGTGGTGGAATCTTAAAGTCACTATTGTTATTACTGTCAGTGATGGGGTTAATGGACACAGCAGGGCAGACCTATCAGATATTAAACATGATTGGAGATGCACCGTTATATTTTTTACCTTTACTGGTTGCCGTTACAACGGCTAATAAACTAAAAGTCAATTCGCTTGTTGCTCTTTCAGCAGTAGGAGCACTTGTATTACCGAATATGGCAGCAATGATCGGAGAAGGGGCTCAACTTTTCAGTTTTAATATAGAGAATATTGCATACGCTTATCAAGTGTTCCCAGCGATTTTAACGATTTTATTTTATGCACAGGTAGAAAAGCTATTTACAAAAATTTCTCCCAAACCGATTAGAATCTTTTTTGTTCCGATGATTTCACTATTGATTACTGTTCCAATTGCTTTACTAGTTTTGGGACCAATTGGTTTTACATTCGGGCAGGGGTTATCTGCAGTCATTCTTGCTATTTTTGACAAAGTAGGCTGGATCGCAGTAGCGTTATTGGCAACTGTATTGCCACTAATGGTCGCAACAGGTATGCATAAAGCGATGGTTCCATATGCAGTAACAACAATGAGTGAACTAGGAAAGGAAATCCTTTATCTGCCTGCATCACTTGCACATAATCTTGCAGAGAGTGGTGCTTGTTTTGCGGTAGCAATAAGAACAAAAGATAAAGTGTTGAAATCAACAGCCATTTCTGCTGGTATCTCTGCTCTTTTTGGAATTACAGAGCCTGCATTATACGGGGTAACAATCCAAAATAAGAAGGTTCTGAGCAGTGTTATGATTGGTTCCTTTGTTGGCGGTACCTTTATTGGTATAGCTGGTTTACAGGCTTTCGTTCTAGTTGGACCAGGATTAGCAAGCTTATCAATGTTTATTTCGGAAGAATTGCCAAACAATATTATCAATGCTATTATCGGCTTGGTTATTTCGTTCGGAGTGGCATTTGTTGCCGCATTTTTATTAGGGAAAGATAAAAGTGTAGATAAAAAGCTAGCAGAAGAACAACAAGATCAAATGACAATGAATCTCTCAAAACTAGAAAGCGAGTTTAAAAGTCCATTGGTTGGACAAATGATTAATTTATCTGATGTAAATGATGATGTTTTTTCTTCAAAGGTTATGGGTGATGGAATTGCAATTATTCCTTCAAAAGGTGAACTATATGCCCCTACCGATGGTAAAATCGAAATGATTTTTGAAACGAACCATGCATTAGGATTGACTACTGATCATGGTGCTCAGATTTTATTCCATGTGGGCCTTAATACTGTCCAGTTGGCAGGGAAATATTTTGAACCTCAAGTCAAAGTTGGAGATGAAGTAAAGACTGGTGATTTATTATTGAAATTTGATCTTGAAAAAATTAAAGAAGAATTTGATCCAGTAACTATTGCAGTAGTTACAAGTAAGGAAAACTACACCGTCAGGGTTGCAGATATAAAGCAGGTTGGTCCTAAAGACACATTGATGTATATATCAGCGTTAGGAAACTAA